One window of Theropithecus gelada isolate Dixy chromosome 4, Tgel_1.0, whole genome shotgun sequence genomic DNA carries:
- the DSP gene encoding desmoplakin isoform X1 translates to MSCNGGSHPRINTLGRMTRAESGPDLRYEMTSGGGGTSRIYYSRRGVITDQNSDGYCQTGTMSRHQNQNTIQELLQSCSDCLMRAELIVQPELKYGDGMQLTRSRDLDECFAQANDQMEILDGLIREMRQMGQPCDAYQKRLLQLQEQMRALYKAISVPRVRRASSKGGGGYTCQSGSGWDEFTKHVTSECLGWMRQQRAEMDLVAWGVDLASVEQHINSHRSIHNAIGDYRWQLDKIKADLREKSAIYQLEEEYENLLKASFERMDHLRQLQNIIQATSREIMWINDCEEEELLYDWSDKNTNIAQKQEAFSIRMSQLEVKEKELNKLKQESDQLVLNQHPASDKIEAYMDTLQTQWSWILQITKCIDVHLKENAAYFQFFEEAQSTEAYLKGLQDSIRKKYPCDKNMPLQHLLEQIKELEKEREKILEYKRQVQNLVNKSKKIVQLKPRNPDYRSNKPIILRALCDYKQDQKIVHKGDECILKDNNERSKWYVTGPGGVDMLVPSVGLIIPPPNPLAVDLSGKIEQYYEAILALWNQLYINMKSLVSWHYCMIDIEKIRAMTIAKLKTMRQEDYTKTIADLELHYQEFIRNSQGSEMFGDDDKRKIQSQFTDAQKHYQTLVIQLPGHPQHQTVTKTEITHHGTCQDVNHNKVIETNRENDKQETWMLMELQKIRRQIEHCEGRMTLKNLPLADQGSSHHITVKINELKSVQNDSQAIAEVLNQLKDMLANFRGSEKYCYLQNEVFGLFQKLENINGVTDGYLNSLCTVRALLQAILQTEDMLKVYEARLTEEETVCLDLDKVEAYRCGLKKIKNDLNLKKSLLATMKTELQKAQQIHSQTSQQYPLYDLDLGKFSEKVTQLTDRWQRIDKQIDFRLWDLEKQIKQLRNYRDNYQAFCKWLYDAKRRQDSLESMKFGDSNTVMRFLNEQKNLHNEISGKRDKSEEVQKIAELCANSIKDYELQLASYTSGLETLLNIPIKRTMIQSPSGVILQEAADIHARYIELLTRSGDYYRFLSEMLKSLEDLKLKNTKIEVLEEELRLARDANSENCNKNKFLDQNLQKYQAECSQFKTKLASLEELKRQAELDGKSAKQNLDKCYGQIKELNEKITRLTYEIEDEKRRRKSVEDRFDQQKNDYDQLQKARQCEKENLGWQKLESEKAIKEKEYEIERLRVLLQDEGARKREYENELAKVRNHYNEEMSNLRNKYETEINITKTTIKEISMQKEDDSKNLRNQLDRLSRENRDLKDEIVRLNDSILQATEQRRRAEENALQQKACGSEIMQKKQHLEIELKQVMQQRSEDNARHKQSLEEAAKTIQDKNKEIERLKAEFQEEAKRRWEYENELSKVRNNYDEEIISLKNQFETEINITKTTIHQLTMQKEEDTSGYRAQIDNLTRENRSLSEEIKRLKNTLTQTTENLRRVEEDVQQQKATGSEVSQRKQQLEVELRQVTQMRTEESVRYKQSLDDAAKTIQDKNKEIERLKQLIDKETNERKCLEDENARLQRVQYDLQKANSSATESINKLKVQEQELTRLRIDYERVSQERTVKDQDITRFQSSLKDLQLQKQKVEEELNRLKRTASEDSCKRKKLEEELEGMRRSLKEQAIKITNLTQQLEQASIVKKRSEDDLRQQRDVLDGHLREKQRTQEELRRLSCEVEALRRQLLQEQDSVKQAHLRNEHFQKAIEDKSRSLNESKIEIERLQSLTENLTKEHLMLEEELRNLRLEYDDLRRGRSEADSDKNATISELRSQLQISNNRTLELQGLINDLQRERENLRQEIEKFQKQALEASNRIQESKNQCTQVVQERESLLVKIKVLEQDKARLQRLEDELNRAKATLEAETRVKQRLECEKQQIQNDLNQWKTQYSRKEEAIRKIESEREKSEREKNSLRSEIERLQAEIKRIEERCRRKLEDSTRETQSQLETERSRYQREIDKLRQRPYGSHRETQTECEWTVDTSKLVFDGLRKKVTAMQLYECQLIDKTTLDKLLKGKKSVEEVASEIQPFLRGAGSIAGASASPKEKYSLVEAKRKKLISPESTVMLLEAQAATGGIIDPHRNEKLTVDSAIARDLIDFDDRQQIYTAEKAITGFDDPFSGKTVSVSEAIKKNLIDRETGMRLLEAQIASGGVVDPVNSVFLPKDVALARGLIDRDLYRSLNDPRDSQKNFVDPITKKKVSYVQLKERCRIEPHTGLLLLSVQKRSMSFQGIRQPVTVTELVDSGILRPSTVNELESGQISYDEVGERIKDFLQGSSCIAGIYNETTKQKLGIYEAMKIGLVRPGTALELLEAQAATGFIVDPVSNLRLPVEEAYKRGLVGIEFKEKLLSAERAVTGYNDPETGNIISLFQAMNKELIEKGHGIRLLEAQIATGGIIDPKESHRLPVDIAYKRGYFNEELSEILSDPSDDTKGFFDPNTEENLTYLQLKERCIKDEDTGLCLLPLKEKKKQVQTSQKNTLRKRRVVIVDPETNKEMSVQEAYKKGLIDYETFKELCEQECEWEEITITGSDGSTRVVLVDRKTGSQYDIQDAIDKGLVDRKFFDQYRSGSLSLTQFADMISLKNGVGTSSSMGSGVSDDVFSSTRHDSVSKISTISSVRNLTIRSSSFSDTLEESSPIAAIFDTENLEKISITEGIERGIVDSITGQRLLEAQACTGGIIHPTTGQKLSLQDAVSQGVIDQDMATRLKPAQKAFIGFEGVKGKKKMSAAEAVKEKWLPYEAGQRFLEFQYLTGGLVDPEVHGRISTEEAIRKGFIDGRAAQRLQDTSSYAKILTCPKTKLKISYKDAINRSMVEDITGLRLLEAASVSSKGLPSPYNMSSAPGSRSGSRSGSRSGSRSGSRSGSRRGSFDATGNSSYSYSYSFSSSSIGH, encoded by the exons TCAAACCGGCACGATGTCCAGGCACCAGAACCAGAACACCATCCAGGAGCTGCTGCAGAGCTGCTCCGACTGCTTGATGCGAGCAGAGCTCATCGTGCAGCCT GAATTGAAGTATGGAGATGGAATGCAGCTGACTCGGAGTCGAGACTTGGATGAGTGTTTTGCCCAGGCCAATGACCAGATGGAAATCCTCGACGGCTTGATCAGAGAGATGCGGCAGATGGGCCAGCCCTGTGATGCTTACCAGAAAAG acttcTTCAGCTCCAAGAGCAAATGCGAgccctttataaagccatcagtgTCCCTCGAGTCCGCAGGGCCAGCTCCAAGGGTGGTGGAGGCTACACTTGTCAGAGCGGCTCTGGCTGGGATGAGTTCACCAAGCACGTCACCAGTGAATGTTTGGGGTGGATGAGGCAGCAAAGG GCGGAGATGGACTTGGTGGCCTGGGGCGTGGACCTGGCCTCAGTGGAGCAGCACATCAACAGCCACCGGAGCATCCACAATGCCATCGGCGACTATCGCTGGCAGCTGGACAAAATTAAAGCCGACCTG CGTGAGAAATCTGCCATCTACCAGTTGGAGGAGGAGTATGAAAACCTGCTG AAAGCGTCCTTTGAGAGGATGGATCACCTGCGACAGCTGCAGAACATCATCCAGGCCACGTCCCGGGAGATCATGTGGATCAATGACTGCgaggaggaggagctgctgtACGACTGGAGTGACAAGAACACCAACATTGCTCAGAAACAGGAGGCCTTCTCC ATACGCATGAGTCAACTGGAAGTTAAAGAAAAAGAGCTCAATAAGCTGAAACAAGAAAGTGACCAACTTGTCCTCAATCAGCATCCAGCTTCAGACAAAATTGAG GCCTATATGGACACTCTGCAGACGCAGTGGAGCTGGATTCTTCAGATCACCAAGTGCATTGATGTTCATCTGAAAGAAAATGCTGCCTACTTTCAG TTTTTTGAAGAGGCCCAGTCGACTGAAGCATACCTGAAGGGGCTTCAGGACTCCATCAGGAAGAAGTACCCCTGCGACAAGAACATGCCCCTGCAGCACCTGCTGGAACAGATCAAGGAGCTGGAG AAAGAACGAGAGAAAATCCTTGAATACAAGCGTCAGGTGCAGAACTTGGTAAACAAGTCTAAGAAGATTGTACAGCTGAAGCCTCGTAACCCAGACTACAGAAGCAATAAACCCATTATTCTCAGGGCTCTCTGTGACTACAAACAAGACCAG AAAATCGTGCATAAGGGGGATGAGTGTATCCTGAAGGACAACAATGAGCGCAGCAAGTGGTACGTGACGGGCCCGGGAGGCGTTGACATGCTCGTTCCCTCCGTGGGGCTGATCATCCCTCCTCCAAACCCCCTGGCCGTGGACCTCTCTGGCAA GATTGAGCAGTACTACGAAGCCATCTTGGCTCTGTGGAACCAACTCTACATCAACATGAAGAGCCTGGTGTCCTGGCACTACTGCATGATTGACATAGAGAAGATCAGGGCCATGACGATCGCCAAG CTGAAAACAATGCGGCAGGAAGATTACACGAAGACAATAGCTGACCTTGAGTTACATTACCAAGAGTTCATCAGAAATAGCCAAGGCTCCGAGATGTTTGGAGATGACGACAAGCGGAAAATACAGTCTCAGTTCACCGATGCCCAGAAGCATTACCAGACTCTGGTCATTCAGCTCCCTGGCCACCCCCAGCACCAGACAG TGACCAAAACTGAAATCACtcatcatggaacctgccaagATGTCAATCATAATAAAGTAATTGAAACCAACAGAGAAAATGACAAGCAAGAAACATGGATGCTGATGGAGCTGCAGAAGATTCGCAGGCAGATAGAGCACTGCGAGGGCAGGATGACTCTCAAAAACCTCCCTCTAGCAGACCAGGGGTCTTCACACCACATCACAGTGAAAATTAATGAGCTTAAG AGTGTGCAGAATGATTCACAAGCAATTGCTGAGGTTCTCAACCAGCTTAAAGATATGCTTGCCAACTTCAGAGGTTCTGAAAAGTACTGCTATTTACAGAATGAAGTATTTGGACTATTTCAGAAACTGGAAAATATCAATGGTGTTACAGATGGCTACTTAAATAG CTTATGCACAGTAAGGGCACTGCTCCAGGCTATTCTCCAAACAGAAGACATGTTAAAGGTTTATGAAGCCAGGCTCACTGAGGAGGAAACTGTCTGCCTGGACCTGGATAAAGTGGAAGCTTACCGCTGTGGACTGAAG aaaataaaaaatgacttgaACTTGAAGAAGTCGTTGTTGGCCACCATGAAGACAGAACTACAGAAAGCCCAGCAGATCCACTCTCAGACTTCACAGCAGTATCCGCTTTATGACCTGGACCTGGGCAAGTTCAGTGAAAAAGTCACACAGCTGACAGACCGCTGGCAAAGGATAGATAAACAGATCGACTTCAG ATTATGGGACTTGGAGAAACAAATCAAGCAATTGAGGAATTATCGTGATAACTATCAGGCCTTCTGCAAGTGGCTCTATGATGCTAAACGCCGTCAGGATTCCTTAGAATCCATGAAATTTGGAGATTCCAACACAGTCATGCGGTTTTTGAATGAGCAGAAG aACTTGCACAATGAAATATCTGGCAAACGAGACAAATCAGAGGAAGTACAAAAAATTGCTGAACTTTGTGCAAATTCAATTAAG GATTATGAGCTGCAGCTGGCCTCATATACCTCCGGACTGGAGACTCTGCTGAACATACCTATCAAGAGGACCATGATACAGTCCCCTTCTGGGGTGATTCTGCAAGAG GCTGCAGATATTCATGCTCGGTACATTGAACTACTTACAAGATCTGGAGACTATTACAGGTTCTTAAGTGAGATGCTGAAGAGTCTGGAAGATCTGAAG CTGAAAAATACCAAGATCGAAGTTTTGGAAGAAGAGCTCAGACTGGCCCGAGATGCCAACTCAGAAAACTGTAATAAGAACAAATTCCTGGACCAGAACCTGCAGAAATACCAGGCAGAGTGTTCCCAGTTCAAAACGAAGCTTGCGAGCCTGGAGGAGCTGAAGAGACAGGCTGAGCTGGACGGGAAGTCGGCTAAGCAAAATCTAGACAAGTGCTACGGCCAAATAAAAGAACTCAATGAGAAGATCACCCGACTGACTTATGAGATTGAAgatgaaaagagaagaagaaaatctgtGGAAGACAGATTTGACCAACAGAAGAATGACTATGACCAACTGCAGAAAGCAAGGCAATGTGAAAAGGAGAACCTTGGTTGGCAGAAGTTAGAGTCTGAGAAAGCCATCAAGGAGAAGGAGTACGAGATCGAAAGGCTGAGGGTTCTTCTCCAGGACGAAGGCGCCCGGAAGAGAGAATATGAAAATGAGCTGGCAAAGGTAAGAAACCACTATAATGAGGAGATGAGTAATTTAAGGAACAAGTATGAAACAGAGATTAACATTACGAAGACCACCATCAAGGAGATATCCATGCAAAAAGAGGATGATTCCAAAAATCTTAGAAACCAGCTTGATAGACTCTCAAGGGAAAATCGAGATCTGAAGGATGAAATTGTCAGGCTCAATGACAGCATCTTGCAGGCCACTGAGCAGCGAAGGCGAGCTGAAGAAAATGCCCTTCAGCAAAAGGCCTGTGGCTCTGAGATAATGCAGAAGAAGCAGCATCTGGAGATAGAGCTGAAGCAAGTCATGCAGCAGCGCTCTGAGGACAATGCCCGGCACAAGCAGTCCCTGGAGGAGGCTGCCAAGACCATTCAGGACAAAAATAAGGAGATCGAGAGACTCAAAGCTGAGTTTCAGGAGGAGGCCAAGCGCCGCTGGGAATATGAAAATGAACTGAGTAAGGTAAGAAACAATTACGATGAGGAGATCATTAGCTTAAAAAATCAGTTCGAGACCGAGATCAACATCACCAAGACCACCATCCACCAGCTCACCATGCAGAAGGAAGAGGATACCAGTGGCTACCGGGCTCAGATAGACAATCTCACCCGCGAAAACAGGAGCTTATCTGAAGAAATAAAGAGGCTGAAGAACACTCTAACCCAGACCACAGAGAATCTCAGGAGGGTGGAAGAAGATGTCCAACAGCAAAAGGCCACTGGCTCTGAGGTGTCTCAGAGGAAACAGCAGCTGGAGGTTGAGCTGAGACAAGTCACTCAGATGCGAACAGAGGAGAGCGTAAGATATAAGCAATCTCTTGATGATGCTGCCAAAACCATCCAGGATAAAAACAAGGAGATAGAAAGGTTAAAACAACTGATCGACAAAGAAACAAATGAGCGGAAATGCCTGGAAGATGAAAACGCGAGATTACAAAGGGTCCAGTATGACCTGCAGAAAGCAAACAGTAGTGCAACGGAGTCAATAAACAAACTGAAGGTTCAGGAGCAAGAACTGACACGCCTGAGAATCGACTATGAAAGGGTTTCCCAGGAGAGGACTGTGAAGGACCAGGATATCACGCGGTTCCAGAGCTCTCTGAAAGACCTGCAGTTGCAGAAGCAGAAGGTGGAAGAGGAGCTGAATCGGCTGAAGAGGACGGCGTCAGAAGACTCCTGCAAGAGGAAGAAGCTGGAGGAAGAGCTGGAAGGCATGAGGAGGTCGCTGAAGGAGCAAGCCATCAAAATCACCAACCTGACCCAGCAGCTGGAGCAGGCGTCCATTGTTAAGAAGAGGAGCGAGGATGACCTCCGGCAGCAGAGGGACGTGCTGGatggccacctgagggaaaaGCAGAGGACCCAGGAAGAGCTGAGGAGGCTCTCCTGTGAGGTCGAGGCCCTGAGGCGGCAGTTACTCCAGGAACAGGACAGTGTCAAACAAGCTCACTTGAGGAATGAGCATTTCCAGAAGGCGATAGAAGATAAAAGCAGAAGcttaaatgaaagcaaaatagaaattGAGAGGCTGCAGTCTCTCACAGAGAACCTCACCAAGGAGCACTTGATGTTGGAAGAAGAACTGCGGAACCTGAGGCTGGAGTACGATGACCTGAGGAGGGGACGAAGCGAAGCGGACAGTGATAAAAATGCAACCATCTCGGAACTAAGGAGCCAGCTGCAGATCAGCAACAACCGGACCCTGGAACTGCAGGGGCTGATTAATGATttacagagagagagggaaaatttGAGACAGGAAATTGAGAAATTCCAAAAGCAGGCTTTAGAG GCATCTAATAGGATTCAGGAATCCAAGAATCAGTGCACTCAGGTGGTGCAGGAAAGAGAGAGCCTTCTGGTGAAAATCAAAGTCCTGGAGCAAGACAAGGCAaggctgcagaggctggaggatgAGCTGAATCGTGCAAAAGCAACTCTAGAGGCAGAAACCCGGGTGAAACAGCGCCTGGAGTGTGAGAAACAGCAAATTCAGAATGACCTGAATCAGTGGAAGACTCAATATTCCCGCAAGGAGGAGGCTATTAGGAAGATagaatcagaaagagaaaagagtgagagagagaagaacaGTCTTAGGAGTGAGATCGAAAGACTCCAAGCAGAGATCAAGAGAATTGAAGAGAGGTGCAGGCGTAAGCTGGAGGATTCTACCAGGGAGACACAGTCACAGTTAGAAACAGAACGCTCCCGATATCAGAGGGAGATCGATAAACTCAGACAGCGCCCATATGGGTCCCATCGGGAGACCCAGACTGAGTGTGAGTGGACCGTTGACACCTCCAAGCTGGTGTTTGATGGGCTGAGGAAGAAGGTGACAGCAATGCAGCTCTATGAGTGTCAGCTCATCGACAAAACAACCTTGGACAAACTACTGAAGGGGAAGAAGTCAGTGGAAGAAGTTGCTTCTGAAATCCAGCCATTCCTTCGGGGTGCAGGATCTATCGCTGGAGCATCTGCTTCTCCTAAGGAAAAGTACTCTTTGGTAGaggccaagagaaagaaattaatcaGCCCAGAATCCACAGTCATGCTTCTGGAGGCCCAGGCAGCTACAGGTGGTATAATTGATCCCCATCGGAATGAGAAGCTGACTGTCGACAGTGCCATAGCTCGGGACCTCATTGACTTCGATGACCGCCAGCAGATATATACAGCAGAGAAAGCTATCACTGGTTTTGACGATCCATTTTCAGGCAAGACAGTATCTGTTTCAGAAGCCATCAAGAAAAATTTGATTGATAGAGAAACTGGAATGCGCCTGCTGGAAGCCCAGATTGCTTCAGGGGGTGTAGTAGACCCTGTGAACAGTGTCTTTTTGCCAAAAGATGTCGCCTTGGCCCGGGGGCTGATTGATAGAGATTTGTATCGATCCCTGAATGATCCCCGAGATAGTCAGAAAAACTTTGTGGATCCAATCACCAAAAAGAAGGTCAGTTATGTGCAGCTGAAGGAACGGTGTAGAATCGAACCACATACTGGTCTGCTCTTGCTTTCAGTACAGAAGAGAAGCATGTCCTTCCAAGGAATCAGACAACCTGTGACCGTCACTGAGCTAGTAGATTCTGGTATATTGAGACCGTCCACTGTCAATGAACTGGAGTCTGGTCAGATTTCTTATGACGAGGTTGGTGAGAGAATTAAGGActtcctccagggttcaagctgcATAGCAGGCATATACAATGAGACCACAAAACAGAAGCTTGGCATTTATGAGGCCATGAAAATTGGCTTAGTCCGACCCGGTACTGCTCTGGAGTTACTGGAAGCCCAAGCAGCTACTGGCTTTATAGTGGATCCTGTTAGCAACTTGAGGTTACCAGTGGAGGAAGCCTACAAGAGAGGTCTGGTGGGCATTGAGTTCAAAGAGAAGCTCCTGTCTGCGGAACGAGCTGTCACTGGGTATAATGATCCTGAAACAGGAAACATCATCTCTTTGTTCCAAGCCATGAATAAGGAACTCATCGAAAAGGGCCATGGTATTCGCTTATTAGAAGCACAGATCGCAACCGGGGGGATCATTGACCCAAAGGAGAGCCATCGTTTACCAGTTGACATAGCATATAAGAGGGGCTATTTCAATGAGGAACTCAGTGAGATTCTCTCAGATCCAAGTGATGATACCAAAGGATTTTTTGACCCCAACACTGAAGAAAATCTTACCTATCTGCAACTAAAAGAAAGATGCATTAAGGATGAGGATACAGGGCTCTGTCTTCTGcctctgaaagaaaagaagaaacaggtgCAGACATCACAAAAGAATACCCTCAGGAAGCGTAGAGTGGTCATAGTTGACCCAGAAACCaataaagaaatgtctgttcaggagGCCTACAAGAAGGGCCTAATTGATTATGAAACCTTCAAAGAACTGTGTGAGCAGGAATGTGAATGGGAAGAAATAACCATCACAGGATCAGATGGCTCCACCAGGGTGGTCCTGGTAGATAGAAAGACAGGCAGTCAGTATGATATTCAAGATGCTATTGACAAGGGCCTTGTTGACAGGAAGTTCTTTGATCAGTACCGATCGGGCAGCCTCAGCCTCACTCAATTTGCTGACATGATCTCCTTGAAAAATGGTGTTGGCACCAGCAGCAGCATGGGCAGTGGTGTCAGCGATGATGTTTTTAGCAGCACCCGACATGATTCAGTAAGTAAGATTTCCACCATATCCAGCGTCAGGAATTTAACCATAAGGAGCAGCTCTTTTTCCGACACCCTGGAAGAATCGAGCCCCATTGCAGCCATCTTTGACacagaaaacctagagaaaatctCCATTACAGAAGGTATAGAGCGGGGCATCGTCGACAGCATCACCGGTCAGAGGCTTCTGGAGGCTCAGGCCTGCACAGGCGGCATCATCCACCCAACCACGGGCCAGAAGCTGTCACTTCAGGATGCAGTCTCCCAGGGTGTGATTGACCAAGACATGGCCACCAGGCTGAAGCCTGCTCAGAAAGCCTTCATAGGCTTCGAGGGtgtaaagggaaagaagaagatgTCGGCGGCAGAGGCAGTGAAAGAAAAATGGCTCCCGTACGAGGCTGGCCAGCGCTTCCTGGAGTTCCAGTACCTCACGGGAGGTCTTGTTGACCCGGAAGTGCATGGGAGGATAAGCACAGAAGAAGCCATCCGGAAGGGTTTCATCGATGGGCGTGCCGCACAGAGGCTGCAAGACACCAGCAGCTATGCCAAAATCCTGACATGCCccaaaaccaaattaaaaatatcCTATAAGGATGCCATAAATCGCTCCATGGTAGAAGATATCACTGGGCTGCGCCTTCTGGAAGCCGCCTCTGTGTCGTCCAAGGGCTTACCCAGCCCTTACAACATGTCTTCGGCTCCGGGCTCCCGCTCCGGCTCCCGCTCTGGATCCCGCTCCGGATCTCGCTCCGGGTCCCGCAGTGGGTCCCGGAGAGGAAGCTTTGACGCCACAGGGAATTCTTCCTACTCTTACTCTTACTCATTTAGCAGTAGTTCTATTGGGCACTAG